Proteins encoded in a region of the Streptomyces sp. NBC_01304 genome:
- a CDS encoding type IV secretory system conjugative DNA transfer family protein gives MSRTTQITDAVLASSGGITGAETPAPAPGTEAPALIENLQDLGEFIQTPAGIALVVIAVFILLGITAGLAWLWGTVMPRPGMATRGEIREVMGEKHAREMIDQTRPSLIGREKETPVTEYALPLGKTRHGWPTSIYATPEDNMLVLGPPRQGKSLFLDTLIYEFPGAVVHTSSKVKDHLNTKDLRQLVGPVWVWDPQRLDSSDISTFKWNPVIGCQDRDVALQRAAYLLYGARKDPGAGIDQFFKDTAAEVLARFLNAAALGKLTMVDVYRWTHARDNDDAIQLLMRHGADQDWINLLRARQNVVEGTGDGIWTTLSSALGWMSNPHVARTVAPGPGEDFDPEKFLLNRGTLYMIGADEPGSAIAPLYVLFLDFLRRAAIRLGNRVGGRMDPPLLMALDEVATIVPVPLDLWMPDSGGKGITLVAAVQSKAQLRSRWGDAKGEVIWGAVNILVVLRGIVDTRVLKELSELCDTYTKTRTTHSRAQDGKVTTSTSDVEKPVMTASQIRKLPRRRLLVFFPGASPVITALRPLYKRRDVKAIRSGKTQVTRARVPGPRGATTVMLDKEDV, from the coding sequence ATGTCCCGTACGACACAGATTACGGACGCGGTCCTCGCGTCCTCTGGGGGGATCACCGGAGCGGAGACCCCTGCGCCGGCCCCGGGAACTGAAGCGCCCGCCCTCATCGAGAACCTGCAGGACCTGGGGGAGTTCATCCAGACCCCCGCGGGCATCGCCCTGGTGGTCATCGCGGTGTTCATCCTGCTGGGCATCACCGCCGGCCTGGCCTGGCTGTGGGGCACCGTGATGCCGCGCCCGGGGATGGCCACTCGGGGGGAGATCCGAGAGGTCATGGGCGAGAAGCACGCCCGCGAGATGATTGACCAGACCCGCCCGTCCCTCATCGGCAGGGAGAAGGAGACCCCGGTCACCGAGTACGCGCTCCCGCTGGGAAAGACCCGGCACGGTTGGCCGACCAGCATCTACGCCACCCCCGAGGACAACATGCTCGTCCTCGGCCCGCCCCGACAGGGCAAGTCCCTCTTCCTGGACACACTGATCTACGAGTTTCCCGGCGCGGTGGTACACACCTCGTCCAAGGTCAAGGACCACCTCAACACCAAGGACCTGCGCCAACTCGTCGGCCCGGTCTGGGTGTGGGACCCCCAGCGGCTCGACTCCTCCGACATCTCCACCTTCAAGTGGAACCCGGTGATCGGCTGCCAAGACCGTGACGTCGCCCTCCAACGGGCCGCCTACCTGCTGTACGGCGCCCGCAAGGACCCCGGCGCCGGCATCGACCAGTTCTTCAAGGACACCGCGGCGGAGGTCTTGGCCAGATTCCTCAACGCGGCCGCGCTCGGAAAGCTGACCATGGTGGACGTCTACCGGTGGACCCACGCCCGGGACAACGACGACGCCATTCAACTGCTGATGCGGCATGGCGCTGACCAGGACTGGATCAATCTGCTCCGGGCCCGTCAGAACGTGGTCGAGGGCACGGGCGACGGCATTTGGACCACCCTCAGCAGTGCGCTGGGGTGGATGTCCAACCCGCACGTCGCCCGAACTGTGGCCCCGGGCCCGGGAGAAGACTTCGACCCGGAGAAGTTCCTCCTCAACCGCGGCACCCTCTACATGATCGGCGCGGACGAGCCGGGCAGCGCCATCGCTCCGCTGTACGTGCTGTTCCTCGACTTCCTGCGGCGCGCGGCCATCCGCCTGGGCAACCGGGTGGGCGGTCGGATGGATCCGCCCCTGCTGATGGCGTTGGACGAGGTGGCCACCATCGTGCCCGTCCCCCTGGACCTGTGGATGCCCGACTCCGGCGGCAAGGGCATCACGCTCGTGGCCGCAGTGCAGTCCAAGGCCCAGCTCAGGTCTCGATGGGGCGATGCAAAGGGAGAGGTCATCTGGGGAGCCGTCAACATCCTGGTGGTCCTGCGCGGCATCGTCGACACCAGGGTCCTCAAGGAACTGTCGGAGCTGTGCGACACCTACACCAAGACCCGTACCACCCACTCCCGGGCCCAGGACGGCAAGGTAACCACCTCGACGTCTGACGTGGAGAAGCCCGTCATGACTGCGTCGCAGATCCGAAAGCTACCCAGGCGCCGCCTCTTGGTGTTCTTCCCTGGTGCTTCCCCGGTCATCACTGCACTTCGACCGCTGTACAAGCGCCGGGACGTTAAGGCCATCCGGTCGGGCAAGACGCAGGTCACCCGGGCGCGTGTGCCGGGCCCCCGCGGGGCCACCACGGTCATGCTGGACAAGGAGGATGTCTGA